The Actinobacillus equuli genome includes a window with the following:
- the nagB gene encoding glucosamine-6-phosphate deaminase: MRLIPLQTSEQVSLWAARHIVERINQFQPTADRPFVLGLPTGGTPLQTYQELIRLYQAGEVSFQHVVTFNMDEYVGLPKEHPQSYHTFMHRNFFDHIDIQPQNINILNGNTEDHDEECRRYEEKIQSYGKIHLFMGGVGVDGHIAFNEPASSLRSRTRIKTLTEDTLIANSRFFDNDVTKVPKYALTIGVATLLDAEEVMLLITGHNKALALQACVEGAVNHMWTVSALQLHERGIVVCDEPATQELKVKTVKYFTQLEANAIQSVL, encoded by the coding sequence ATGCGTCTTATCCCATTACAAACCAGTGAGCAAGTAAGCCTTTGGGCTGCTCGTCATATTGTTGAACGAATCAATCAATTTCAACCGACGGCTGATCGTCCTTTTGTGTTAGGTTTACCGACCGGCGGTACGCCGCTACAAACCTATCAGGAATTGATTCGTTTATACCAAGCCGGCGAAGTGAGCTTTCAGCATGTGGTTACGTTTAATATGGACGAATATGTAGGCTTACCTAAGGAACACCCGCAGAGTTACCATACCTTTATGCACCGTAACTTCTTTGATCACATCGATATCCAGCCGCAAAATATCAATATTTTGAACGGCAATACCGAGGATCATGATGAGGAATGTCGCCGTTATGAAGAGAAAATTCAGTCGTACGGCAAAATTCACCTGTTTATGGGCGGTGTCGGTGTGGACGGTCATATCGCCTTTAACGAACCGGCTTCTTCTTTGCGTTCACGTACTCGGATTAAAACACTCACTGAAGATACTTTGATTGCGAATTCTCGCTTTTTTGATAATGATGTTACTAAAGTACCGAAATATGCGTTAACCATTGGGGTAGCGACATTACTTGATGCGGAAGAAGTGATGTTACTGATTACCGGCCACAATAAAGCATTGGCATTACAGGCTTGTGTGGAAGGGGCGGTAAACCATATGTGGACGGTTAGTGCCCTGCAATTGCATGAACGGGGAATTGTGGTGTGTGACGAACCGGCAACCCAAGAACTCAAAGTCAAAACCGTGAAATATTTCACCCAACTAGAAGCAAATGCAATTCAAAGCGTGTTGTAA
- the nagA gene encoding N-acetylglucosamine-6-phosphate deacetylase: MKYAFTNSVIYTAKDVLYGHAVVIEDDKIQAIVREEQLADDIQRIDLKGHNLTAGFIDLQLNGCGGVMVNSEPTVNTFEIMQQTNLRSGTTSYLPTFITAPDEGMKQVVAAMRDYLQKYQNQALGLHLEGPYLSLEKKGVHRAEYVREISPEMQQFLCDNADVITKITLAAENPTAKAIPDFVKSGIIVSVGHSNATYEVAKQAFANGATFATHLHNAMSPISSGRAMGVVGAVLDSDEVYTGIIVDGLHVEFGNVKIAKRAKGDKLCIVTDATAAAGSDIEQFDFVGTTVYVRDGKCYDANGTLGGASITMIESVKNAVQEVGIPLDETLRMCNYYPAKAIGVDDRLGSIEVGKIANLTVFTNRFEVIGCAVNGEWNAFS, encoded by the coding sequence ATGAAATATGCTTTCACCAACAGTGTAATTTATACCGCTAAAGATGTGTTATATGGGCACGCAGTTGTTATTGAAGATGACAAAATTCAAGCGATTGTACGTGAAGAACAATTAGCGGACGATATCCAACGTATTGATTTAAAAGGGCATAATCTCACCGCCGGTTTTATTGATTTACAGCTAAATGGCTGTGGCGGCGTAATGGTAAACAGTGAACCGACAGTTAACACTTTTGAAATTATGCAGCAAACCAATTTACGTTCCGGCACGACAAGTTATTTGCCGACCTTTATTACTGCGCCTGATGAGGGAATGAAACAAGTAGTTGCGGCGATGCGTGATTATTTGCAGAAATATCAAAACCAAGCGCTCGGCTTGCATTTGGAAGGCCCTTATCTCAGCCTTGAGAAAAAAGGTGTACATCGTGCCGAATATGTGCGTGAAATCAGCCCCGAAATGCAGCAGTTTTTATGTGATAACGCTGATGTGATCACCAAAATTACCTTAGCGGCGGAAAACCCGACCGCAAAAGCAATTCCTGATTTTGTGAAAAGCGGCATTATTGTGTCGGTTGGGCATTCGAACGCCACTTATGAAGTGGCAAAACAAGCGTTTGCTAACGGTGCAACCTTTGCTACCCATTTACACAATGCGATGTCGCCGATCAGTTCCGGACGTGCAATGGGCGTTGTCGGCGCCGTGTTAGACAGCGATGAGGTTTATACCGGTATTATTGTGGACGGCTTACACGTAGAATTCGGTAATGTCAAAATCGCCAAACGAGCTAAAGGCGACAAGCTTTGTATCGTCACCGATGCCACCGCAGCGGCAGGTTCGGATATCGAACAATTTGATTTTGTCGGTACTACGGTGTATGTGCGTGACGGTAAATGCTATGACGCTAACGGCACTTTAGGCGGTGCATCAATTACGATGATCGAATCGGTTAAAAATGCGGTGCAAGAAGTGGGGATTCCGTTAGACGAAACGCTGAGAATGTGTAATTACTATCCGGCGAAAGCGATTGGTGTTGATGATCGTTTAGGTTCGATTGAAGTGGGTAAAATTGCGAATCTGACCGTTTTTACCAACCGTTTCGAAGTGATTGGTTGTGCAGTCAACGGTGAATGGAACGCTTTTAGCTAA
- the nanA gene encoding N-acetylneuraminate lyase gives MKNLTGIFSALLVAFNEDGSINEKGLRQIIRHNIDKMKVDGLYVGGSTGENFMLSTAEKKEIFRIAKDEAKDQIALIAQVGSVNLQEAVELGKYATELGYDCLSAVTPFYYKFSFAEIKHYYDTIIAETGNNMIVYSIPFLTGVNIGVEQFGELYKNPKILGVKFTAGDFYLLERLKKAYPNHLIWAGFDEMMLPAVALGVDGAIGSTFNVNAPRARQIFELTKQGKLAEALAVQHVTNDLIEGILANGLYLTIKELLKLQGVEAGYCREPMTAKATDKQLEVAKALYAKFL, from the coding sequence ATGAAAAATTTAACCGGTATTTTTAGTGCGTTACTCGTGGCATTCAACGAGGACGGCTCAATTAATGAGAAAGGCTTACGCCAAATTATTCGTCATAATATCGACAAAATGAAAGTGGACGGTTTATATGTCGGCGGTTCAACCGGCGAAAACTTTATGCTTTCCACCGCAGAGAAAAAAGAAATTTTCCGTATCGCAAAAGACGAAGCGAAAGATCAAATTGCGCTGATTGCTCAAGTGGGTAGCGTGAATTTACAAGAAGCGGTCGAATTAGGTAAATATGCAACCGAATTAGGCTATGACTGTTTATCGGCAGTGACACCGTTCTATTACAAATTTAGTTTTGCCGAAATTAAACATTATTACGACACCATTATTGCGGAAACCGGCAACAATATGATCGTCTATTCGATTCCGTTCTTAACCGGTGTGAATATCGGTGTAGAGCAGTTCGGCGAATTGTATAAAAATCCGAAAATTTTAGGGGTGAAATTTACCGCGGGCGATTTTTATTTATTAGAACGCTTGAAAAAAGCCTATCCGAACCATTTAATTTGGGCGGGTTTTGATGAAATGATGTTACCGGCGGTAGCACTAGGTGTGGACGGCGCAATCGGTTCGACCTTCAACGTGAACGCCCCGCGCGCTCGTCAAATTTTTGAATTGACCAAACAAGGTAAATTGGCGGAAGCGTTAGCGGTACAACACGTTACCAATGATTTGATTGAAGGCATTTTAGCGAACGGTTTATATCTCACCATTAAAGAATTACTTAAATTACAAGGTGTAGAAGCCGGTTATTGCCGTGAGCCGATGACCGCCAAAGCAACCGATAAACAACTTGAAGTGGCAAAAGCGCTTTATGCAAAATTTTTATAA